CGACCTGGCCGACGCCGAAGCCAACTTCTTCAGTGTGATCGGGCGCATGCCCGATGAACTGGAAGCCCCAGCCACCATCAAGGGTGAAGTGCCGACTGACTTGCAGGGCGCTCGCCAGGGCATGCTGGAGAACAACCCCTACCTCAAGTCGGCCCAGGCCGATGTGCAGTCGGCCGAGCAGCAATACGAAGTGGCCAAGTCGCCCTTCTACCCGCGCCTGGACGCCGTGCTGGCCACCGGCGCCAACAACAACATCGGTGGCCAGAAAGGCCACGACAACAACGACTGGCAGGCTGGCGTCGAGCTCAGCTACAACCTGTTCCGCGGCGGCAGCGACAAGGCCCGCCTGCAATCCGACGCGCACAAGATCAACCAGGCCATGGATATCCGCAACAACGCCCTGCGCGAGCTGAACGAGAACCTCAGCCTGGCCTGGAACGCCATGAACAATGCACGCAAGCAGCTACCGAGCGCGCGCGAGTACGCCGAGACCACCCAGCGCGTGCGCGCCGCCTACCAGGACCAGTTCGGCCTGGGCCAGCGCACCCTGCTCGACGTGCTCGACAGCGAGAACGAGCTGTACAACGCCAACCGACGCTACACCGAAGTGCGCTACACCGAAGAGTTCTCCATGTACCGCCTGCTGGCCAACATGGGTGAGCTGCTGAGCAAGCAGCGCATCTCGTTGCCGCCGGAAGCCATTGCCAAGACCGAAGTGCGCAACGAGGCGAGGTTGCCCGACATGCGTTGAGGTTCGCCGCAACAGGCTGCCCGCCAGCGTCCAACGCGACAGGAGTAGGCCATCGTGACCAGTATGCAAAGCGCGCAACCGCGCCTGGATGTGGATGATCCGTTGCTCGATGGCCTGCTGATCCTGTGCAAGCTGCACGGCTGCCCCGCCAGCCGCGCCAGCCTGTGCAGTGGCCTGCCGCTGGCCGACCAGCGCCTGGGCCTGGCCCTGCTGCCGCGCGCCGCGGCCAAGGCCGGGTTGCAGGCGCGGGTGCTGCACCGTGAGCTGGACGCCATCTCGGCGCTCAACCTGCC
This genomic stretch from Pseudomonas entomophila L48 harbors:
- a CDS encoding TolC family outer membrane protein, with product MRVLTPITSAILLAMACANTQAMSITEAVQSAVDQHPEISASRNSRLSADEDVKFARGGYYPTVDLVAGYGRQRSDNTNTRGFNADGTRNHNKETLNYTQSELRLRQMLFDGFNTANEVGRTEAVATSRAYYTQATAETVALRAIEVYLEVLKRRELVTLAKNNLQAHLRVNDQIGLRSERGVGSTADLDQSRARRALAENNLDTAEVDLADAEANFFSVIGRMPDELEAPATIKGEVPTDLQGARQGMLENNPYLKSAQADVQSAEQQYEVAKSPFYPRLDAVLATGANNNIGGQKGHDNNDWQAGVELSYNLFRGGSDKARLQSDAHKINQAMDIRNNALRELNENLSLAWNAMNNARKQLPSAREYAETTQRVRAAYQDQFGLGQRTLLDVLDSENELYNANRRYTEVRYTEEFSMYRLLANMGELLSKQRISLPPEAIAKTEVRNEARLPDMR